A stretch of Sebastes fasciatus isolate fSebFas1 chromosome 19, fSebFas1.pri, whole genome shotgun sequence DNA encodes these proteins:
- the rnf180b gene encoding E3 ubiquitin-protein ligase RNF180 — MLRCRRCRKGIIDSACLSTVEATDESSAAVCSIWHVNVDTLPEWILTAVHQAQWTVGKLNCQNCGARLGGFNFINRSECPCGRDATVHLNKSRVDRDHKHYVLIVQPRRTRPEKEPAGLLTDGSQNREQRPELNRTALDSLQLNCAAVMSHIGPAEASSSLTDSENTQSFSFSPLYCISHRRRCSLEDDVAIRSSCFCPAGPTVKSAVESTMTGTHESTRPPVSYPTSQQFEIDGEASLSAVACRSFVSGRTRSPLDRQLLHAVEDVESSPETSAVHEEVPVSALFLRGRSISDSVAEQDDEVVPQAFMASPASNRLSKREKNRLKSLRRKQRRRERWLHSQLEQAESVSGSLLDSEEEDREGLTCAVCLEVYVSPYSCQPCGHVFCEPCLRTIAKNRPTNTPCPLCRSLISHTTIHKELNQTVQTFFPKVYNARKQNFQSASCAKWPLPSCRKGFRTFWGEQRQAAAAGRRWHFVHGGFTLDALDFTDMRGWLFDIGLVIVYIHSVNWILAFLFLCFLMYYFFF, encoded by the exons aTGCTCCGCTGCAGGAGGTGTCGGAAAGGCATCATAGACTCAGCATGTTTGTCAACG GTTGAGGCCACAGATGAGAGCTCAGCTGCTGTTTGCAGTATTTGGCACGTAAATGTTGACACACTGCCAGAGTGGATACTGACAGCAGTTCACCAG GCCCAGTGGACTGTAGGGAAACTGAACTGCCAGAACTGCGGAGCTCGTTTGGGCGGCTTCAACTTTATAAACCGCAGTGAATGTCCCTGTGGCCGGGACGCCACCGTCCACCTCAACAAAAGCCGCGTGGATCGTGACCACAAACACTACGTTCTCATCGTCCAGCCGAGGAGGACGAGGCCTGAGAAGGAACCGGCTGGTCTGCTGACAGACGGCTCCCAGAACAGAGAGCAGAGGCCTGAACTAAACAGGACCGCGCTGGACAGTTTACAGCTTAACTGTGCTGCTGTCATGTCCCACATCGGCCCTGCTGAGGCCTCTAGTTCACTGACTGACAGTGAAAACACCCAGTCATTTTCATTCAGTCCTCTCTACTGCATCTCTCACAGGAGACGGTGCAGTTTGGAAGATGACGTCGCCATCAGATCGTCGTGTTTTTGCCCTGCGGGCCCTACAGTCAAGTCTGCTGTTGAGAGTACAATGACAGGGACACATGAGTCTACACGGCCACCTGTCTCGTATCCCACAAGTCAGCAGTTTGAAATTGATGGTGAAGCCTCACTCAGTGCCGTCGCCTGCCGTTCATTTGTTTCTGGAAGGACACGGTCACCTCTGGATCGACAGCTGCTGCATGCTGTGGAGGACGTTGAGTCTTCTCCAGAGACCTCGGCTGTCCACGAGGAGGTTCCTGTTTCAGCCCTGTTCCTCAGAGGGAGGTCCATCTCCGACAGTGTGGCCGAGCAGGATGATGAAGTGGTG CCTCAAGCCTTCATGGCCTCCCCAGCCTCAAATAGACTGAGCAAAAGAGAGAAGAACCGTCTAAAGAGTCTTCggaggaaacagaggaggagggagcgaTGGCTGCACAGCCAGCTGGAGCAG gctgAGAGTGTGAGCGGTTCACTGTTggacagcgaggaggaggacagagagggccTCACCTGCGCCGTGTGTCTCGAGGTCTACGTCAGCCCGTACAGCTGCCAGCCCTGCGGACACGTCTTCTGCGAGCCGTGCCTCCGCACAATCGCCAAGAACCGTCCGACGAACACACCCTGCCCACTCTGCCGCAGCCTCATCTCACACACCACCATCCACAAAG AGCTCAACCAAACAGTTCAGACCTTCTTCCCGAAAGTGTACAACGCCCGCAAGCAGAACTTCCAGAGTGCTTCGTGTGCAAAATGGCCTCTGCCCAGCTGTCGCAAAGGCTTCCGTACCTTCTGGG GAGAACAGAGACAGGCAGCGGCGGCAGGGAGACGCTGGCACTTTGTCCACGGAGGTTTCACGCTGGATGCTTTGGACTTCACCGACATGCGCGGCTGGCTCTTCGACATCGGCCTGGTCATCGTCTACATCCACTCAGTCAACTGGATCCTggctttcctcttcctctgtttccTCATGTACTACTTCTTCTTTTGA
- the rgs7bpb gene encoding regulator of G-protein signaling 7-binding protein B isoform X1 — protein MHQPKTCNPAASECIFILIEDTSEKRGHLHLSLSLCVCVSVSGGGCACMCSAPYGRKKRPRSAGSIFPISKVAQLEPERRESAEEGAVDGSRMTVQEFNTLVALYREQVISVGEISADCPSLRAQMQHTRSKGCSMARAAHHDLSVISVSGLEDGEIHPEICRLFIQLQCCLEMFITEMLKSMCLLGVLQLHRKTGTDSEPRLDFRLDESSDVPILDDRSSSPIDFPQEQWLVGIDIQNIERDMREMRNLLSKLRDTMPLPLKNQDDSSLLNLTPHPLIRQRKRRFPGLCCMVSG, from the exons ATGCATCAACCAAAAACCTGCAACCCTGCTGCATCTGAGTGCATTTTCATCCTTATAGAGGACACATCAGAAAAGAGGGGacacctccatctctctctctctctgtgtgtgtgtgtgtctgtgtctggtGGTgggtgtgcatgcatgtgttctGCACCGTACGGGCGGAAAAAGCGCCCAAGGTCCGCAGGCAGCATCTTCCCCATCAGTAAAGTGGCGCAGCTGGAGCCAGAGCGGAGGGAGAGCGCGGAGGAGGGGGCCGTGGACGGCAGCAGGATG aCTGTGCAGGAATTCAACACCCTGGTCGCTCTGTACCGGGAGCAGGTGATCTCCGTGGGGGAGATCTCTGCAGACTGTCCGTCTCTGCGGGCTCAGATGCAGCACACTCGGTCCAAAGGATGCTCCATGGCCCGGGCTGCACACCACGACCTCTCCGTCATCTCTGTCTCAGG TCTGGAGGACGGAGAGATCCACCCGGAGATCTGTCGGCTCTTCATCCAGCTGCAGTGCTGCCTGGAGATGTTCATAACGGAGATGCTGAAATCCATGTGCCTGCTGGGGGTGCTGCAGCTGCACAGAAAAA CAGGAACAGACTCGGAGCCGAGGCTGGACTTCAGGTTGGATGAAAGCTCGGACGTTCCCATCCTGGACGACCGCTCCTCCTCCCCCATCGACTTTCCTCAGGAGCAGTGGCTGGTGGGAATCGATATTCAAAATATAGAGAG AGATATGCGAGAGATGCGAAACCTACTCAGCAAACTCAGGGACACGATGCCATTGCCACTGAAAAACCAAG ATGACAGCAGCTTGTTGAATCTGACTCCTCACCCGCTGatcagacagaggaagagacgCTTCCCTGGACTCTGCTGCATGGTGTCTGGCTGA
- the rgs7bpb gene encoding regulator of G-protein signaling 7-binding protein B isoform X2, with amino-acid sequence MHQPKTCNPAASECIFILIEDTSEKRGHLHLSLSLCVCVSVSGGGCACMCSAPYGRKKRPRSAGSIFPISKVAQLEPERRESAEEGAVDGSRMTVQEFNTLVALYREQVISVGEISADCPSLRAQMQHTRSKGCSMARAAHHDLSVISVSGLEDGEIHPEICRLFIQLQCCLEMFITEMLKSMCLLGVLQLHRKRTDSEPRLDFRLDESSDVPILDDRSSSPIDFPQEQWLVGIDIQNIERDMREMRNLLSKLRDTMPLPLKNQDDSSLLNLTPHPLIRQRKRRFPGLCCMVSG; translated from the exons ATGCATCAACCAAAAACCTGCAACCCTGCTGCATCTGAGTGCATTTTCATCCTTATAGAGGACACATCAGAAAAGAGGGGacacctccatctctctctctctctgtgtgtgtgtgtgtctgtgtctggtGGTgggtgtgcatgcatgtgttctGCACCGTACGGGCGGAAAAAGCGCCCAAGGTCCGCAGGCAGCATCTTCCCCATCAGTAAAGTGGCGCAGCTGGAGCCAGAGCGGAGGGAGAGCGCGGAGGAGGGGGCCGTGGACGGCAGCAGGATG aCTGTGCAGGAATTCAACACCCTGGTCGCTCTGTACCGGGAGCAGGTGATCTCCGTGGGGGAGATCTCTGCAGACTGTCCGTCTCTGCGGGCTCAGATGCAGCACACTCGGTCCAAAGGATGCTCCATGGCCCGGGCTGCACACCACGACCTCTCCGTCATCTCTGTCTCAGG TCTGGAGGACGGAGAGATCCACCCGGAGATCTGTCGGCTCTTCATCCAGCTGCAGTGCTGCCTGGAGATGTTCATAACGGAGATGCTGAAATCCATGTGCCTGCTGGGGGTGCTGCAGCTGCACAGAAAAA GAACAGACTCGGAGCCGAGGCTGGACTTCAGGTTGGATGAAAGCTCGGACGTTCCCATCCTGGACGACCGCTCCTCCTCCCCCATCGACTTTCCTCAGGAGCAGTGGCTGGTGGGAATCGATATTCAAAATATAGAGAG AGATATGCGAGAGATGCGAAACCTACTCAGCAAACTCAGGGACACGATGCCATTGCCACTGAAAAACCAAG ATGACAGCAGCTTGTTGAATCTGACTCCTCACCCGCTGatcagacagaggaagagacgCTTCCCTGGACTCTGCTGCATGGTGTCTGGCTGA
- the c6.2 gene encoding complement component C6 translates to MAPSSRLVLLLQLLSWISAGLACFCDRYPWGSWSACSRTCNHGTQHRSRNFNYDDYYWKSSCHQLCEKHDRKACNDQACPINCLLTEFGTWSDCSPCARKQLRTRSVQRPSQFSGSPCSVELTEERACHPSTECMLAPIDCRDDFKCDNGRCINSTLTCNRQNDCVDNSDERDCGELKIVCPAEKRVAPGADLVGNGFDALAEEPRGAVLDNMFMGGSCIIRRPPTTLLYHRIPHNFQSFDIKVGEVQDFSIDPQPLHTESINVKRSTSSANSQQYRNVNSFFIFWFSGRSKKQTSSNKEAFEASKKKDSKFIRVHQILPVSTFKVRDPGELVLSQPFLQFLHALPLEYNYALYRDIFQRFGTHYYSSGKLGGHYDLLYQFSREVLTSSGETEERTRDCLSRETTWTIIVYTEHSSVTRCSDNRMTEKYEGSYIQSAEKSFSMVRGGRAREAAALAWERQGATPNKISYKNWAKSVLDNPAVVEYKLLPIINLVRGIPCAATKRRHLMKALLQYLEEFDTCKCSPCPNNARPVLSGTECKCVCQTGTFGPNCEIRAPDYTSEAVDGYWSCWGPWTRCGSSMKRHRRRQCDNPAPLRRGQPCNGPDRQEDPCHISLFEKQETCDNDDDFTMGWRDELPPGVQGCLRPKRPANSFLRKAKQYYNFGEDEEFQCFTGFDLEGFQFINCLPDGTWSQPSGSCIRKLCLPPEIPDGMVLFPIKDEYKVGESVGLNCNEMGLLPLPSGFYKCGDSLTWEPPLPADLRCTDEVPFVPDEQCGPGQKRHDSQCVCIQRESCLSQPETLCILNVDIGVTVSMSLCSFHAGRCHGDPLFFVSEGECDAADLAKLEWAKFRASMSSKSSVQEPCDLDTCYEWETCSASKKCVCRVARDCPRAGAHTFCVKLTRTQRTRSMDLCSMAALKCVNYQFEIVNEDVCEAR, encoded by the exons ATGGCTCCTTCCAGCCGGTTggtcctgctgctgcagctcctcagctGGATATCAGCTGGCCTGGCCTGTTTCTGTGACCGCTACCCCTGGGGATCCTGGTCCGCCTGCTCCAGGACCTGCAACCACGGCACACAGCACAGAAGCAG GAATTTtaattatgatgattattactGGAAGAGCAGCTGCCATCAGCTGTGCGAGAAACATGACAGGAAAGCTTGTAACGATCAGGCCTGTCCAATCAACTGCCTGCTGACAGAGTTCGGGACCTGGTCCGACTGCTCGCCCTGCGCCAGGAAACAG CTTCGGACACGGTCTGTCCAGAGGCCGTCCCAGTTCAGTGGATCGCCCTGCAGCGTGGAGCTGACAGAGGAGAGAGCCTGTCACCCTTCCACAGAGTGCATGTTAGCGCCCATCGACTGCAGAGATGACTTCAAGTGTGATAATG GACGCTGCATCAACTCAACGTTAACGTGCAACAGACAGAACGACTGCGTAGATAACTCTGATGAGAGGGACTGTGGCGAATTAAAAATTGTGTGTCCAGCGGAGAAGAGAGTGGCTCCCGGGGCTGACCTGGTGGGAAATGG GTTTGATGCTCTAGCAGAGGAGCCGAGGGGAGCGGTACTGGACAACATGTTTATGGGAGGAAGTTGCATCATCAGGAGGCCTCCGACCACGCTGCTCTACCACCGCATCCCTCACAACTTTCAGAGCTTTGACATTAAG GTTGGAGAGGTACAGGACTTCAGCATCGACCCTCAGCCGCTGCACACCGAGTCCATCAACGTGAAGAGGTCCACGTCGTCTGCAAACAGCCAACAATATCGAAACGTCAATTCCTTTTTCATCTTTTGGTTCAGTGGGAGATCGAAGAAGCAAACCAGCTCTAACAAGGAAGCTTTTGAAGCTTCGAAGAAAAAG GACTCCAAGTTTATCCGGGTGCACCAGATTCTGCCTGTATCCACGTTCAAGGTGAGGGACCCGGGGGAACTCGTTCTGTCGCAGCCTTTCCTCCAGTTCCTTCACGCTCTTCCTCTCGAGTACAACTACGCCCTCTACAGGGACATCTTCCAGCGCTTCGGAACGCACTACTACAGCTCAGGGAAACTGGGAGGCCACTATGACCTGTTGTACCAGTTCAGCCGAGAGGTGCTCACCAGTTCAG GTGAAACAGAAGAGCGAACCAGAGACTGCCTGAGCCGAGAGACCACCTGGACCATCATCGTCTACACCGAACACAGCAGTGTAACCCGATGCTCCGACAACAGGATGACTGAGAAATATGAAG GCTCGTACATCCAGTCAGCAGagaagtccttctccatggtgAGAGGAGGTCGAGCCAGAGAGGCAGCAGCTCTGGCCTGGGAGAGGCAGGGCGCCACTCCGAACAAAATATCCTACAAGAACTGGGCCAAGTCTGTTCTCGACAACCCTGCCGTGGTCGAATACAAG cTGCTTCCCATCATAAACCTGGTTCGGGGGATCCCATGTGCTGCCACGAAGAGGAGACACCTGATGAAGGCCCTGCTGCAGTACCTGGAGGAGTTTGATACCTGCAAGTGCTCTCCGTGCCCCAACAACGCCAGGCCGGTTCTCTCCGGCACAGAGTGCAAGTGTGTTTGCCAAACCGGCACATTTGGCCCAAACTGTGAGATACGAGCTCCTGACTACACTTCAG AGGCAGTGGATGGTTATTGGAGCTGCTGGGGTCCGTGGACTCGCTGTGGATCCTCAATGAAGAGACATCGGAGGAGGCAGTGTGATAACCCCGCCCCCCTAAGAAGAGGCCAACCCTGCAACGGTCCTGACAGACAAGAGGATCCGTGTCACATCTCCCTCTTCGAAAA ACAGGAGACCTGTGACAATGATGACGACTTCACTATGGGCTGGAGGGACGAGCTTCCTCCTGGTGTGCAGGGCTGTCTGAGGCCAAAGAGGCCCGCCAACAGCTTCCTCAGG AAAGCGAAGCAGTATTACAACTTTGGTGAGGATGAGGAGTTCCAGTGCTTCACTGGGTTTGACCTGGAgggttttcagttcatcaactGTCTTCCTGATGGGACGTGGAGTCAACCATCTGGAAGTTGCATCA GGAAACTGTGCCTTCCTCCTGAGATCCCTGATGGCATGGTGCTGTTCCCCATCAAAGACGAGTACAAAGTGGGGGAATCGGTGGGTTTGAACTGTAACGAGATGGGCCTGCTGCCGCTGCCATCAGGCTTCTACAAATGCGGCGACAGTCTCACCTGGGAGCCTCCATTACCTGCTGACTTACGCTGCACCGATG AGGTACCGTTTGTTCCTGATGAACAGTGTGGTCCAGGACAGAAACGGCATGACTCTCAGTGTGTCTGTATTCAACGGGAGAGCTGCCT aTCACAACCGGAGACCCTCTGCATCCTGAACGTAGACATCGGTGTCACCGTGTCAATGTCCCTCTGCTCCTTCCACGCCGGTCGCTGCCACGGTGACCCGCTCTTCTTTGTCAGCGAGGGCGAGTGTGACGCGGCCGACTTGGCCAAACTGGAGTGGGCCAAGTTCAGAGCCAGCATGTCCTCCAAGAGCTCTGTTCAGGAGCCCTGCGATCTGGACACTTGTTATGAATGGGAGACCTGTTCTG catctaagaagtgtgtgtgcagagtTGCTCGGGACTGCCCCAGAGCTGGAGCGCACACTTTCTGTGTGAAGCTGACCAGGACCCAGAGGACTCGCAGCATGGACCTGTGCTCTATGGCCGCTCTCAAATGCGTCAACTATCAGTTTGAGATTGTCAATGAAGACGTTTGTGAGGCCAGATGA
- the LOC141756983 gene encoding complement component C7-like, producing MKLDLAAALSSLALLVVFLFPVCCQQPVNCRWGPYGEWSECDGCSSTKVQTRHVEVYTQFGGLPCSGGATQTQPCVPQKGCPLATSCGDRFRCTSGQCISQSLVCNGDQDCEDGLDERGCDQDSSHYSCDLDKTPPNSDFTGRGYNVLTGKLRAGVINTLSFGGQCRKVFSGDHKIFYRLPQNLLRYNFEVTVDNEESDESYESSWSYVQHIQVNSLVGHDRRTFHKEVTDNKAYRLIILKNKVELAQFQNSAPQYLTLAEGFWKALSSLPYTYDYAAYRQLFEIYGTHYLSEGSLGGEYQALLEFDHQAFQSTSTTNIDYQRCWRKVKRRFFRKKVKTVCEKLTKAFSSNDGHSSTKMPIKVKVFGGDVSFTGALSSLNLETPEVNGEIYDNWASSVKDFPEVTDQKLRPLYELVKEVQCAGLKKLHLKRATEEYLAEEHPCHCRPCQNNGQPLLTGSECRCVCRPGTSGRACEIGAVIGEQPGIIHGSWSCWSSWGSCSGGQRSRTRSCNNPAPSRGGHHCSGLQVEQKPCEDAGIQHLQMMEPQCFSLSVTPPKTCGTPPNLRNGFIQNPKDFYLVGNRVEYSCTDGHYLIGDSVAECMENQKWRTGARVCKSSICGIPPLNSEVIATPTKAAYQIGERVSLSCSTGSVLDTEVSEIMCSPSLQWSPSPASVLCNAAPPAPSPPSGLKCKPWENVGKTECVCKMPSQCSTSLQLCARLGSSRARLLSVCQLGALQCIGRSFQLANDSDCVWPEETSTSCEDCKPGTICQESRCVCQNASECPKDTAPLCASSGAEGVAMALTECEVGARRCAGEKVNVLSIESCPE from the exons ATGAAG TTGGATTTGGCTGCAGCTCTGTCTTCTTTGGCATTATTGGTCGTCTTTCTGTTTCCAGTTTG CTGTCAGCAGCCTGTGAACTGCAGATGGGGCCCTTACGGAGAGTGGTCGGAGTGTGATGGCTGCTCCAGTACAAAG GTGCAGACTCGCCATGTGGAGGTTTACACCCAGTTTGGGGGTTTGCCATGTTCAGGAGgagccacacaaacacaaccatgTGTCCCACAGAAAGGATGTCCCCTGGCAACAAGCTGTGGAGACAGATTCCGCTGTACCTCAG GTCAGTGTATCAGCCAGTCTCTGGTGTGTAACGGAGACCAGGACTGTGAGGATGGCCTGGATGAGAGAGGCTGTGATCAAGACAGCAGCCATTACTCATGTGACCTGGACAAAACGCCTCCCAACTCTGACTTCACAGGCAGAGG GTACAACGTGTTGACAGGCAAACTGAGAGCAGGTGTGATCAACACTCTGAGCTTTGGAGGGCAGTGCAGGAAGGTGTTCAGCGGTGACCATAAGATCTTTTACAGACTGCCACAGAACCTCCTCAGGTACAACTTTGAG GTGACAGTAGACAATGAAGAGAGCGATGAGTCCTATGAAAGCTCCTGGTCCTACGTGCAGCACATCCAGGTCAACTCCTTGGTGGGACACGACCGCCGCACTTTCCATAAAGAGGTCACTGACAATAAG GCTTACAGACTTATAATCCTGAAGAATAAAGTGGAGCTGGCCCAGTTCCAAAACTCTGCCCCTCAGTATCTGACTCTGGCTGAAGGCTTCTGGAAGGCCTTGTCCTCACTGCCGTACACGTACGACTACGCTGCGTACCGCCAGCTGTTTGAGATATACGGCACACACTACCTCTCCGAGGGCTCACTCGGAGGCGAATACCAAGCCTTGTTGGAGTTCGACCACCAGGCGTTCCAATCGACCA GTACAACAAATATAGACTACCAGAGATGTTGGAGAAAGGTGAAACGCCGTTTTTTCAGGAAGAAAGTCAAGACCGTCTGTGAAAAACTGACTAAAGCTTTTTCATCCAACGACG GACACAGCTCAACCAAGATGCCCATTAAGGTCAAGGTGTTCGGAGGAGATGTGTCCTTTACCGGCGCTCTGTCTAGCCTGAATCTGGAAACGCCAGAAGTTAACGGAGAGATCTACGACAACTGGGCCTCGTCTGTCAAAGACTTCCCTGAAGTCACAGACCAGAAG CTGCGTCCTCTGTATGAGCTGGTGAAGGAAGTGCAGTGTGCAGGTTTGAAGAAGCTCCACCTGAAAAGAGCCACGGAGGAGTACCTGGCGGAGGAGCATCCCTGTCACTGCCGGCCCTGCCAGAACAACGGCCAGCCGCTGCTGACGGGCTCTGAGTGTCGCTGCGTCTGCCGGCCGGGAACCTCAGGACGAGCCTGCGAGATTGGAGCTGTGATCGGAGAACAACCAG GGATCATCCATGGCAGCTGGAGCTGCTGGTCCTCCTGGGGATCCTgctctggaggtcaaaggtcaaggacCCGAAGCTGCAACAACCCCGCCCCCAGCAGAGGTGGCCACCACTGCTCTGGGCTGCAGGTGGAGCAGAAGCCTTGTGAGGACGCAGGCATCCAGCACTTACA GATGATGGAGCCTCAGTGCTTCAGCCTCTCTGTGACGCCACCAAAGACATGTGGAACACCTCCAAACCTCAGGAACGGGTTTATTCAG AATCCCAAAGACTTTTACCTGGTTGGAAACAGGGTGGAGTACTCCTGCACAGACGGTCATTACCTCATTGGAGACTCTGTGGCTGAATGCATGGAAAATCAGAAGTGGAGGACAGGAGCAAGGGTTTGTAAAA GCTCAATATGTGGGATTCCTCCTCTCAACAGTGAAGTTATAGCCACGCCCACGAAAGCCGCCTATCAGATTGGAGAGAGAGTGTCCCTGTCCTGTTCTACGGGTTCAGTGCTGGACACTGAGGTGTCAGAGATCATGTGCAGTCCCAGTCTGCAGTGGTCTCCTTCTCCGGCCAGTGTTCTCTGTAATGCCG CGCCCCCagctccctctcctccatctgGCCTGAAGTGTAAGCCGTGGGAGAACGTAGGAAAGacggagtgtgtgtgtaaaatgccATCTCAGTGCTC AACTTCTCTACAGTTGTGTGCCAGACTGGGCTCAAGCCGAGCCCGTTTACTCAGTGTTTGTCAGCTTGGAGCTCTGCAGTGTATAGGACGGAGCTTCCAGTTGGCCAACGACAGCGACTGTGTCTGGCCAGAAGAGACGTCCACGTCCTGCGAGGACTGCAAACCAGGGACAATCTGTCAGG AGTCGAGGTGCGTGTGTCAGAACGCGTCAGAGTGCCCTAAAGACACCGCCCCCCTGTGCGCCAGCTCTGGTGCTGAGGGCGTTGCCATGGCGTTGACCGAATGTGAGGTCGGGGCCAGACGGTGTGCTGGTGAGAAGGTCAATGTTCTCAGTATTGAGTCCTGTCCAGAATaa